The region TGGATTATCTCATCATTGACACACCTCCAGGTACTGGAGACGTTCATCTAACTCTTATTCAAAATTTTAGCGTCACAGGAGTAGTTCTTGTTTCTACTCCACAAGAAGTAGCCCTGAGCGATGTTCGAAAAGCTGCCAACATGTTTTTAGATGAAAAAGTCAAAGTTCCCATAATAGGCATAATTGAAAATATGAGTTACTTTGTACCTACCGATATGCCTGAGAAAAAATATTATATTTTTGGAAAGGATGGTGCCAAACAGTTGTCGCAGAAACTTCAAATTAGATTGTTGGGACAAATTCCTTTGTTTGAAGAAGTTATGCAGAGTGGAGAATTAGGTGTTCCTGCAGTGATCGACCATAATAATCCTGCACGTTCTTATTTTTTTGAATTGGCACAAAAAACAGCACAAGCTATAGCAATTCGTAATGCTACCATGGAACCAACACCAATTTTGCGTGTAAAATAGCATGCCATATGAATGAAAATTTGTCTTTAGAAGATAAAGTTAAGTCGGCTATTGAACAAATCAGACCTTATCTTCAACAAGATGGGGGCGATGTTTTGTATAGCCATATCGATCAAAACAATGTAGTATTTGTCAAGCTCATAGGGGCATGTCATGGTTGCCCTATGGCCATGCAAACCCTAAAAATGGGCATTGAAGCAGCTTTGAAAGAAGTTATACCTGAAATAAATGGGGTAGAAAGCATCTGAAGTTTTTTTACTTCGTAGAAAGCACGAATGTTAAGGACAATTTTTTATTTTTTATGTGCTCGAAATGTTCAGTCTACACTTCATGCGGTAATTATAGGCAAAAGACCTTAGCCTTTTTACTTTGCATTGTCTCTCATGAATATTTTAAGTAAAATGTAGACAATTGAAGGTTGATAATTTTTTACTCAGCGTAAGTGACCTGATAATACTTTCATATGAACGAGATTATAACTTTCATCACCTATTTGTCAACCGAGAATAATGAATTGTAATCACAGATAGGTTATAATAATAAACTTACTGTTCAAGGTTCAACAAGTCTTGGTTATAATTCATAATAGGAGTTGTTTAAGTTGTAATTTCTTTCATCCGATTGTTTCCAAATTCAAATGTTGCCAGGGAAGAGTTAAGATGAAATAACGACGGTAAAATGACATAACAACTAGAAGAAAATCCTCCGCATTCGAGGTTTGATAATAAAAAGGTTTTTTCAATTAGAGGTTCAACTTTTAAGGAAAAACTGTATCAAGTAGTTTTTTAATTAATTTTTTCTTAAAAATTTTTCTAGGGCTCTTCTTTCCTTTTTGGTAGGTCTTCCTGAACCTGGAGGTCGAAAATAAAAAGAATGTGCTTGTTTTTGCATTTGATTTCTACGTTCGTATTCTTCGGCAGGAGTTCTGTCTTCGACGTACTTATGAATCAAAGCAGCCCCAACTCTTGATGGGGGAATATCCAAAACAAAAATTGTCTTTTTATAATAAGAAAAAGTGATGGAGATGATATCGTTAACTCTGACTTCTCGAGAGGGTTTAGCTGGAAGATTGTTTATAGTAACTTTTCCTTGCTTGCAAGCATTGGTCGCCAGAGACCTGGTTTTAAAGATGCGAACACACCATAAAAACTTATCAATTCTCATTATTTTTCTCTGAAATACAAATCTATAATACACCCTGTAAAAGAGAATGATTCTCTCAATTTTTTTTCTAGCATTTTTTTATAAGGTTCTTTAATATATTGAGGTAGATTGCAGTAAAATGCAAAGGCAATGTGCGGTGTAGGTAATTGTACGGCGTACTTGATTTTGATTCTTTTGCCTTTGTATACTGGTGGTGGATTTAGTTCAATAAATGGAAGCAAAATACGGTTGAGTTCGCTAGTTTTTATTTTTTGGTGTAAATTATGATAAACTTGGGATACGGCTTGAACTAGTTGTAAAATACGGGTTTTTTTCAGTGCACTGATGAAAAAAATTGGTATATCATAGAGTGGTGCAATTTGATAAAGAACATACTCCTTGAATCTGTTGATTGTTCGGCTATCTTTTTCCACCAAATCCCATTTATTGACAGCTATAATAATGCCTTTTTTGTTTTCTTCAATGATTCGCAAGATGGCTAAGTCTTGATGAGTGATACCCATGGTGGCATCAACGACTAGAATACATACGTCAGCTTGTTCGATAGCGCGTATGGAACGAAGCATGGAATAATATTCTAAATCTTCTTTGATTTTAGTTTTTTTTCTAATTCCAGCAGTATCAATAAGGATAAAATGATGTCCATATTTATTATAGATAGAATGAACAGCATCACGAGTGGTGCCAGGGATAGGGGTGACAATGCTTCGTTCTTCACCAAGGAGAACGTTGATTAAACTGCTTTTCCCTACGTTGGGTTTGCCGACAATGGCTACACGAGGCAGGTTGCTTTTAATTTCATAGGAGGAGGTGTGCTTTAAGTGTTTTGTGAGTTCATCCAACAATTCTCCTGTTCCATAGCCATTGAGAGCACTGATGGGAAAAATCTTTTCAAAACCAGCCTTAAAGAAATCGCCCAAAATAAAACTGTCAGATGGTGAATCAACTTTGTTCACAACCAAAAAAGTCGTTTTTTTCATTTTTCGTAAAAGTTGAGCAACATCTTCATCCAAAGGTGTATAGCCATCTTTGAAATCAACCATAAAAAGTATGATGTCTGCTTCTTCTACAGCAATTTTTACATGATGTTCTATTTGTTGCTGAAAAATATCTTCGCTTTCCTTTACGTATCCACCTGTGTCTATAAAACTAAATTGAATGCCGTTCCAGTCTGTTTTGCCATAAATTCTATCACGAGTTACACCTGCCTTTTCATCTTCAATGGCGTATCTCTCACCTAATAAACGATTGAAAAGTGTTGATTTTCCCACGTTAGGTCTACCAACGATGGCAACCAGATTTCCCATATTAGTACCCCAGTTGTTTTAACTTTTTATCATTATTTCTCCATTCCATAACTTTAACGTGCAACTCAAGATAAATTTGATGATTCAGAAATTCTTCAATTCTTTTTCGCGATCGAATGCCAAGTTCTTTGATACTTTTACCCCCTTCGCCAATGATAATTTTTTTAATACTTTCCCGAGAAACATATATAATGGCTCTGATATGAGGAATAGGAAGATCCTCTTTAAATTCTTCGATGACAACTTCCGAATGATAAGGAATTTCTTGTTTATATAGAAGAAATATCTGTTCGCGAATAAACTCGGCAACAAATTCTCGAATGTATCTGTCACTTAAAACATCGTCGGCGTAGTAGGGAGGATGCTCGGGCAAATGTTCAACGATAGCATTTTTAAGCTCCAGCAAACCCGTTCCATGTAAAGCAGAAATGGCATAAAAAAAGGCTTCGGGTAATTTTGTTGTCCATTTATTCCGAATTAGGGAGGTTTGCTCAGGTTTGAGCAAGTCGATCTTATTCAAAACAACAAACTTGGGCAATGTAAGCGATTGGATTTTTTCCATTAATTCTGGAGGGAAAAAATCATCATCGGGTTGTGTCATCATAAGCAGAATGTCAGCATCCTCAAGGGACTTCATGATCGTCTGATTCATTTTTTTTTGCAATAGATAGGTGGGTTTTAATATATAGCCGGGTGTATCGGAAAAAATAATTTGAAAATTAGATTCGGTGAGAATGCCAAGTATTCTTTTTCTTGTCGTCTGAGGTTTTGGAGTAACAATCGAAAGTCGTTCGCCCAACATAGAATTCATCAAAGTAGATTTTCCGACATTAGGAAAACCAAGAATCGTAACAAAACCACTTTTAAATTTAATCATCTGTTTGTTTTTAGAAAAGTTATTATTTTTGCAACGCAAAGTTATGAAAAATTACACTGCGGGGTGGAGCAGTGGCAGCTCGTCGGGCTCATAACCCGAAGGTCGTAGGTTCGAATCCTACCCCCGCTACAAGTTAAAAGACTTTTTTGTAAAAGTTTCTTGCAACAAGTTAGAATTTTCTTGTACAAATGTTCCTTAACCAATGTGATAAAAGTTTTTATCCATTGTTCCCGTAAAGAGTAGCAAGATTTTTTTCGCGGCTGAATACTCATATGATCGAGCGGTTAAGAGTTTTGAAATTTCGTAATGAAAGTTAATACTTATCATCAAAAAACAAGAAACAATGTTGGAGTGAGGGCATTCAGTGCTTGAAAAAATTTGTAAAAACCAATTGAATAGGCATATTTAATTTAGGTAAAGCTCAGTATCAATAATAATGTTCAATATCATAACAAGTTTTTTGTGAAAATGTTTTGTTTTAAAGCAAAAAAGTAAAAAGTTTAGATCCACATAATCTGCTTTTTGTAGAGTTAGTCAATAATAGTTTAGCCTTTTCAAATTTGAAATCAAGTAAGAAAGTAACTTTGGAAACTTTTTTTTCGAAAATAGTTTCCAAAGTAAAAAATGTATTAATTTTGTAGCACAACATGTAGAAATGGAAATGAAACCAGAACATTGGGTTATAATTGAGCAAATGTTTAAGCAATATGGAATTAGAAATGTATCGATGGATGACATAAGTCGTGCTTGTGGTATTTCCAAAAAAACCCTGTATCAGTGTTTTGAGAGCAAAGAAGAGTTACTGGATAAAATGATTGAACATTGGATGCAACGTATTGAACATTCTACTTGTTACGTAGTTCCAGAAAACTCAAATTTTAATGCTATCGATGAAATCCTTGCCGTATTGAAATATTTTTCTACTTCATTTCACAACATCAATCCTATCTTTTTTTGGGAATTGGAAAAATATTATCCTAAACAAGCTCGTAAACTAGCAGAATTTCGTGAAAATCATATACTTAAAAAAATACGTAATAACCTGGAAAACGGCCTTAAACAAAACTTATACCGAGAAGATCTCAATATTGATATTATTCTTTTGATATATAGGCAACTCATAAGATCATTTCCTACGATAATCCAGGAAAATGAGCTCAAAGACAAATATGGATTATTTGAGATTCTAAAGGAAATTTACTATTATCATCTCAATGCCATAGTCAACGAAGAAGGGAAAAAATACGTAATGAAAAAATTAAAAGAAATAAACATATGAAGAACATTTTGTTTTATGCTTTAATGCTGACATTTTGGTTGAACAAAGCTGTTTTTGGTCAAGCTGTCGATCTTACGCTTGAAAAAGCAATAAGTTTAGGGCTAGAAAACAATCGAAACCTACAGCTTGCCAAATATGATCAACAAATTGCACAGAAAAATAAGTGGGAGGCGGTCACCAATTTCATGCCCCGACTTAGCTTT is a window of Bacteroidales bacterium DNA encoding:
- a CDS encoding NifU family protein — translated: MNENLSLEDKVKSAIEQIRPYLQQDGGDVLYSHIDQNNVVFVKLIGACHGCPMAMQTLKMGIEAALKEVIPEINGVESI
- a CDS encoding RNA-binding S4 domain-containing protein; the encoded protein is MRIDKFLWCVRIFKTRSLATNACKQGKVTINNLPAKPSREVRVNDIISITFSYYKKTIFVLDIPPSRVGAALIHKYVEDRTPAEEYERRNQMQKQAHSFYFRPPGSGRPTKKERRALEKFLRKN
- the der gene encoding ribosome biogenesis GTPase Der; this translates as MGNLVAIVGRPNVGKSTLFNRLLGERYAIEDEKAGVTRDRIYGKTDWNGIQFSFIDTGGYVKESEDIFQQQIEHHVKIAVEEADIILFMVDFKDGYTPLDEDVAQLLRKMKKTTFLVVNKVDSPSDSFILGDFFKAGFEKIFPISALNGYGTGELLDELTKHLKHTSSYEIKSNLPRVAIVGKPNVGKSSLINVLLGEERSIVTPIPGTTRDAVHSIYNKYGHHFILIDTAGIRKKTKIKEDLEYYSMLRSIRAIEQADVCILVVDATMGITHQDLAILRIIEENKKGIIIAVNKWDLVEKDSRTINRFKEYVLYQIAPLYDIPIFFISALKKTRILQLVQAVSQVYHNLHQKIKTSELNRILLPFIELNPPPVYKGKRIKIKYAVQLPTPHIAFAFYCNLPQYIKEPYKKMLEKKLRESFSFTGCIIDLYFREK
- the era gene encoding GTPase Era, which translates into the protein MIKFKSGFVTILGFPNVGKSTLMNSMLGERLSIVTPKPQTTRKRILGILTESNFQIIFSDTPGYILKPTYLLQKKMNQTIMKSLEDADILLMMTQPDDDFFPPELMEKIQSLTLPKFVVLNKIDLLKPEQTSLIRNKWTTKLPEAFFYAISALHGTGLLELKNAIVEHLPEHPPYYADDVLSDRYIREFVAEFIREQIFLLYKQEIPYHSEVVIEEFKEDLPIPHIRAIIYVSRESIKKIIIGEGGKSIKELGIRSRKRIEEFLNHQIYLELHVKVMEWRNNDKKLKQLGY
- a CDS encoding TetR/AcrR family transcriptional regulator: MKPEHWVIIEQMFKQYGIRNVSMDDISRACGISKKTLYQCFESKEELLDKMIEHWMQRIEHSTCYVVPENSNFNAIDEILAVLKYFSTSFHNINPIFFWELEKYYPKQARKLAEFRENHILKKIRNNLENGLKQNLYREDLNIDIILLIYRQLIRSFPTIIQENELKDKYGLFEILKEIYYYHLNAIVNEEGKKYVMKKLKEINI